CctgtaatgctgcgtttacaccaaccgcggaagaggcggcaagcgtgagtgattttaatgttaagtcattatGAAGACGGGTTGACGCGCATCTGGAAGTCACACGGCGCGGATAAGGCGTTTAACGCGGCGTGGAAGACGCGTTTCCACCTCATTCATGCATTTAGCGCGAATTGAGTGTATGGCGCGGTACTCGCGAATGGTGCTTTATGTGTATTTTGCGTTTGACgagaatttgcggctgacgtccgagttgaaaaatgtgaactttggcggattttcgtgccgcgttaaccaatcaggagcctgcttgctgctgtggcggcagcccagagtcactcattcagcatgaaggcttgatattgtccgtgagcagtcacccAGAGCTATACgacatttatttgtatttatttgtgctcGAAGACGAAGAACCATACATGCGCAGTTCCAGGAAATGTCGTAGGGAGATAtgtatattgctgttcttcaaaccttttcaggtattttcatgatagtacagaatatgtataatgattatatttgacgagtgttgctttttcaaatgcacgttataaacgactcaaactaacagtgatttcagatcgataaggacccactaatcaaaagccgtagtacatgaaatagctgtgaataatatcggctgtgcgattcagaacagttatcggccacgtattattagtgtatatcggcatttatcggtgcacccctagtaaatgatgacataattttcagttttgggtgaactatccctttaatgctttTACATCTCTTGTACTACAATTTGTAAACCACTGGTTTagattgaagtattttttttttttagcaaatgtTCTATCACAGGTAATTAATGCTTTGCCAGATcacattttaatgctttaaaatatttttttctcagaGTAATgttttcatgtactacggcctCTCAAATTTTTACCAAAACCATCGCCGATATGTGAAGTCCAGAGATGACAGCCAGCTCAATGGAGATGATCGCTCACTAAAGGTATAACAAGTTTTAGTTCAAGGGCAGGTAACTAAACAGAAACTAAACactaaattaaaattttgtgtttagattTTTGACTATAAAGTATAGGAACGGCCCCAAAGCTTGTATGACAGCAGGGTTGGCAACATGGAATTAGAAACCTCTCTGCGCCTATTATTACTCTGTCAATCATCAACAGTCAATGTCTCTGTCAATGAACTTTGACTAAATGACATAGGAAAATACATGTCATGTCACATACTTTAAATTGTCAGATGTAAGGTTTTAAACGGATTGAACTGCTTTCTGAGCACAGGAAGTACTTAAGTGCTCCAATGGATGCTAAACAATTGTTGAATTTTAAGAATTTTGTACTTAATCATCAAACAAGCTATTTTATGATGATGTTAACATCTTTGTCTAAGAGGTCACATTTCATGCATGCTGCCATTAGTGCAAaagaaatttatttaaaaaaaatacagaaaacaattacaattaattttttcaaataaactttttaacaatgtaataaattataaatattttaaattgaatgaCACCATATGTTAATgaatgttaaattaaattttacatATACCAATTTTTAGGAACCAAGCAAAGAATGCGAGCCGTACCGTACGAATGACAACAAGCCTATTGCCCCATGTGGAGCTATTGCTAATAGCATGTTTAATGGTAAGACTTCAACCCGACTACATGCCATCATAAGAAATGTGTTGTCTTAAGTGATTTTCAATATGTAATCTGTTCCACTTTCTGCTTTAGACACACTGGACTTGTTTTTCATTGATCCCAATGGAACTAAAAACCAAATTCCCTTGGTCAAAAAAGGAATTGCATGGTGGACAGACAAGCATGTAAAGTTTAGAAACCCTGGGGCCAGTAACCCAAATCTTACAGCCGTATTTCTAGGTAAAATGTCCCTTCTACAAACAGGATAATATGTACTTTGGTGAATAGTCATTGTCTACAACTAAAACAATCTTCATCTTACAGAGACCGCAAAGCCAATCAACTGGCGCAAACCTGTTTATGAACTGGACGCAGACCCAGAAAACAATGGCTTCATAAATGAGGATTTCATTGTGTGGATGCGCACAGCTGCCCTGCCCACCTTTAGAAAGCTCTACCGCATCATACAAAAGAAGAACATGTCACCCACATTACCTAAAGGAAATTACACTCTGGAGGTCACCTACAGTATCCTTGCCCTGCATACTTGTAGGACttacatgtgtatatttaaatataaatccCTAAAAAAAAGGCAAGCGGCAAAACCCATCAGCTGCTGGCGTTTTTTAAAAGCAGTATGCTCCATTGGAAACAGTTGATGATAACATACTCTGTCTGCAGGCCAAAAGGCCTTAATATACAGTGTGGCTAAGAGACCTCTATAAAAggaaaattaggggtgcacagATAAATGCTGTTATACACTAATAATATGTGGCCAATAACTATTCTGAATCACACAGCTGATGTaattcacagctatttcatgtacaaTCTTTGATCAGTgggtccttatcgatctgaaatcgctgttagtttgactcgtttataacatgcatttgaaaaagcaacactcgttaaacataatcattatacatattcttcaTGATCATGAAaaacctgaaaaggtttgaagaacagcaatataaatatatccttatatccatttcctggagctgcgtgtcaaAGCAGCGTGTGTCTGGTTCTTATGGTTcattttggatgtagcggcatctcactgtaattcattgaggagcatagcaagcatcatcggccgatatatcggttcacccctaaagaaaatgtaaaatagtTATGCGCCAGtttctgataaaaaaatgtgtgtatgAATAGTACAGATTTCTGCCTTTTCAAGAGACTATAAGTACTGAATATTTCACAAACCTAACTctgaaaatatatcaaaatcgTTCTGCCACTAGATATataagtattttattttacagtttaGGGATGCCCCGAAACGTTATTTGATTACTGAGAAAGACATCTACAGATACCGAAAGTTTAGCTTTTTACTCGTAAAATCCTCGAAGTTGAGAGCGTTCAAACTACAATTCTGTTGTCATTGTCAcccaatttaaaataaacacacagtGGTGCGTTTCCCTAAAAGCATTGTTAGCCATTGTTACTGACAAAGTTAACGATTTGTTGTTTCCGGAAACCATAGTTCAAACGAACATTCACAAGCTGCATCGCAAACTTGAACAACAGCTCTTCACCTGTGCTTAGAAGCatagttccttgttattataatatgtaggCCAACATTGATCATACttttccatatttaattttatgtctttaagtttgtaaacagaattaaagcgctgcatttgaaaactgcgcatgtgcTGGGAAATCTCTGGGAGAAGTGACGTCAGAGGGAACTTGCAcatgaattaaatatcttgaaatTAAACAACAAACTAAATCATGGGGAAAAAATCTATGCAATGTacgttatttacagcaataatctgacattaaatcgatttaaacatgacatcatCAAGTATGTTGTcgaaccaacatggttcaaacggCCGGTgttggggtaacgcattacaagtaacgtgcattacgtaatactacttttctgaagtagcgagtaaagtaacgcattactttataactgtacatgttaatatttgagttactttttcaaaaaagtaatgcaagttacttttttagtttaattaattagataaaaaaatatgtactgaattcaactaaacgtagtcacattatgcactctatgcgtacacgcctgtgtgggaacagtttgagtcagaaactgagatggcaggccagagctcgacatttttgtgatgaaatatgcaatttctgaatgcagaactttttagtcataaaaaacacctgcaaggcctgaaagagatcaagcctcaaaCAAGAAAAAGTAGCGCAAAGTAACTAAAAACgttagcctgacgttgtcatactcaattctagtcagaatttgagtctgataccgctccattgagctaaaattatgaggcgtgtctcgaccgaaaaatgcctctgcactcaattggatagacctatgaccaatcagagcaacggagtgtgtgacgtacgttgaaatgacgtatttgcagcctgaccgaactgctagtaaTTTCGTTACAATGATACTAACATCATTGTCATTATACTAAGTCCGAgttagcgaacgtacatcaacacctactatgtttacaacatttcatttatatcacaacattaagtatttactaagtcatacagtaagactatctcttaccatttgtacattaggtgaacttcatccacgacgatagctacccattacgttggcttgaaaaatatcgaagcctagcatgtccctccacttattcagcagccacgattccgggcttccgaaaagaagctggcaacgaccgctaattatatccatctcgtcgtgcacaccgagttgcatcgccgtgatacccatttcagttgcttctttaactttgtcctccataagtgcgatcaacttttgccgaatcccgTAGGAATGACGgcgaaaacataaacaaatgccttgatcgtgtttctctgttcttctttttaaatcaatgctctgtcgatatcttttagaacagactcaatgtcagaatccacacatctgaattctccagcggcagccatttcattgtaaacagattcaacacacgcgctctttggttgatacgttactgttgatcatctgtccattatcgtataaagcccgccctcacAATTTGATTCGTCGGCCAGTTTTGGGACtcgcatagtagctcctcaacggaAAAACACCAGACCGACGATCTTCCCGTTTTTCAAAATgtggtgggcggggctaagatcggggATAAAAACGTAGCGTaggcattactttccatgaaaagttactaagtaatgcaattagtaACTTTTTTTGTgagtaacttaatattaatgcataacttttaaaagtaactttccccaacactgcaaaCGACAAATGTGCAAAAAGTTACTGTGTTCGGAAAACAGTCTTGACTAGGTAGTTAGTTTCTCCAGTTATGCATCGCACTATGGTGGTTCAGCAGCGAGTTACGCAGTTGTTTGGGAAACACACCCCAGCATAATTTCTGATTCAGTTTGGCACCCTATAATCTGCCCTGATCATTGGCTGTTcttaaacatttacattaaggcatttagcagatgcttttatccaaagtgacttacaaagatTAGGAAATAATATAAGCGATGTGTCATAGGGAGGCAGTAGTACAAAAGGTGCTTATAACAAGATAGTTTTCACTATTCTTAAACAACACCTGttgagaaagtttttttttctaaacaatCGGTCGATGTCCAATAgtgaaaaaaattgcttttatctgCCGATAACAATAATAGTCTGATATGTCAGTGCAAccataatatatttataaaattgtAATCCTTGGACAACCCCAAAAATTCATCCTGTCATTATGTGAAACCCGAAATCAATAACTGAACCGAAATCACTaaacaaaatcaaactttgatgctcctaatcttatTATTAGGTTAGCCTGAGTTTAACCGACAGAGTCACAATTTACAATTTATATACTACTACTTTTGAAGTACTGATttattagttaaaaaaaaaagttatttaggTCATTTATAAATGCCATAAATGCTTTAgattaaaaaaacaagatttgATACCACTAatctggcaaaaaaaaaaattcaggcaCTTGTGTGCCTTTACTTTATGGATATAtaaaatcaaccaatcaaataAGAGTTCAAACTTTCCATTGCCAGAAAtcagaaaagtttttttttgttttatgtagAATATACATTACACCACGTGGGCGTGTCTTTTGATGCTTATACTACTGAACAAAGGACTTTTAAATTGACGTACCTCAACAAAATGCAAAACGTTGTTTCATTCTAGTTTTCTGTTCATTTCCTCAACCACTTGCACTCAGATTATCCCGTCCGCAGCTTTGAAGGCAGGAAGCGAGTTATCCTCAGCACCATCTCTTGGATGGGTGGGAAAAACCCATTCCTGGGCATCGCATACATTACCGTGGGCTCTATTTGCTTCTTCCTTGGCATAGTGCTCCTCTTCATTCATCACAAATACGGAAACCGTAACAACAGCTGTGATATTCCTAATTAAGCTTGCATGTCACATGGTGAACATCCACTGTTCAAACTCCAATGTCTGTGTGTCTGAATAGCATGCACAGTGTATTGCTTTAGAGGTGCAAGAGAGCATTTGACCACTTGGATGTTCTGTTACTTTATTTCTCAGGATAATGATTTCTGTTTATGGTTCATTTCAAGCATGTAGATCTGTGTACTTGTTCGCTTAAGACGGGGGTGTCAAATTCAATTCCTGGAGgtccggtgtctctgcagagtttagatCCAGcactaatcaaacacacctgaagcagcttCTTAGAAACTTCGAGACAggtgtttgacacccctgaccTAAGATGTTTCGATCGTTGATGTGTCTATTTATGACTAAGGTCAGTGTGATATTACATCCATGAGAATGATGCTGTATATGTAAATGAATGTATATTTGTATTTCTTGGAGATGGTTTTACTTTTGGCCAAAGTGATTTTAAAAACAGGTAAACATAATATATGagtaatttatttttcactgtTAAACTTAAATTCAAAAGGAGACTTATTTCCTACGTAAAGGCAAATACCGTAGCTTTGCTACTTTGTAGTGCCAGGTTATGGTAGCTTTAATCAAACTTTAAACTTTGGAGGACTTGAAGTTATTTGGTATTGAAGATGTTTGTGCGTCGCTGTGTGTACTTTACGGCTTGCAAGGACCAAACATTTTGTGTCTGTTTAATTGAAGCTGTCTCGAGTTTTTCCTTTTTGAAATCTTTATTACGCGTTATGATTTAAGCATGTCTGCCGGGCCTCTAACATATACGCACTTTAGAATATGACAAGCCATCAGTTTTTAGGAAGTGTGCATTTTATTGTTGGATGAATAAAATGTCTATATACTAAAA
The nucleotide sequence above comes from Paramisgurnus dabryanus chromosome 12, PD_genome_1.1, whole genome shotgun sequence. Encoded proteins:
- the tmem30ab gene encoding transmembrane protein 30Ab, whose translation is MMASSYSAKEEDGHISGSAGLGGAAIRTRKPDNTAFKQQRLPAWQPILTAGTVLPAFFVIGLIFIPIGIGLYVTSNNIKEFEIDYTGTDMSSPCYECSVNYSWNNTTPCKCIISFSLDQAFESNVFMYYGLSNFYQNHRRYVKSRDDSQLNGDDRSLKEPSKECEPYRTNDNKPIAPCGAIANSMFNDTLDLFFIDPNGTKNQIPLVKKGIAWWTDKHVKFRNPGASNPNLTAVFLETAKPINWRKPVYELDADPENNGFINEDFIVWMRTAALPTFRKLYRIIQKKNMSPTLPKGNYTLEVTYNYPVRSFEGRKRVILSTISWMGGKNPFLGIAYITVGSICFFLGIVLLFIHHKYGNRNNSCDIPN